In the Streptomyces sp. FXJ1.172 genome, one interval contains:
- a CDS encoding cellulase family glycosylhydrolase, with protein sequence MRLTSRVAPAALAVAALLLGVLPAQAQAHADRTPDRVTVGDRTFISDGQGRALQWRGFNLADKSSRGTNAFADIHESDLEGMAARGFNLARLAFFWDDLEPTPGHYDRGYLAKMRRILDWANRYHIKVILDAHQDVYGPHFGSRGVPDWATRDEGLPFSRIPDDWFSEYFEPSVQTAFDHLYKDADLRAAHARMWMTVASALGRHPALLGYDLMNEPFAKFLEGEDLPAAAARFEATELTELWNRLAKAIRLVDHKSWVFVEPTVIVGIGVPTRMGHIDDPHAGYAPHFYETAMETGADYDPGGTFIPAYEAAISDYPTRNRMPVIVGEWGGNPYLPHASQFVTDMTASLDRFSSGWTWWQWCRGGGYCFLDQTGAAKPNAQLLVQPYARAVAGDPLKFAYDPATRTYTLTFRTRDNAEGPTQITVPGDTYPGGYRVDVQGGKASWDDHGQTVAVSTHGRVGATCRVTISPR encoded by the coding sequence ATGCGCTTGACCTCCCGCGTCGCCCCTGCCGCCCTCGCCGTGGCCGCCCTCCTGCTCGGCGTCCTGCCCGCGCAGGCCCAGGCCCACGCCGACCGCACCCCCGACCGGGTCACGGTCGGTGACCGCACCTTCATCTCCGACGGCCAAGGCCGCGCGCTCCAGTGGCGCGGCTTCAACCTCGCCGACAAGAGCAGCCGAGGCACCAACGCGTTCGCCGACATCCACGAGAGCGACCTCGAAGGCATGGCCGCCCGGGGCTTCAACCTCGCGCGCCTCGCGTTCTTCTGGGACGACCTCGAACCCACCCCCGGGCACTACGACCGCGGCTACCTCGCCAAGATGCGCCGCATCCTCGACTGGGCCAACCGCTACCACATCAAGGTCATCCTCGACGCCCACCAGGACGTGTACGGCCCCCACTTCGGCTCCCGCGGCGTCCCCGACTGGGCCACCCGCGACGAGGGGTTGCCGTTCTCGCGGATACCCGACGACTGGTTCTCCGAGTACTTCGAGCCATCCGTACAGACCGCCTTCGACCACCTGTACAAGGACGCCGACCTCCGCGCCGCGCACGCTCGCATGTGGATGACGGTCGCCTCCGCCCTGGGCAGGCACCCGGCACTGCTCGGCTACGACCTGATGAATGAGCCGTTCGCGAAGTTCCTCGAAGGCGAGGACCTCCCCGCCGCCGCGGCCCGCTTCGAGGCCACCGAACTCACCGAGCTGTGGAACCGCCTTGCCAAGGCGATCCGCCTGGTCGACCACAAATCGTGGGTATTCGTCGAACCGACCGTCATCGTCGGTATCGGGGTCCCAACCCGGATGGGCCACATCGACGACCCGCACGCCGGCTACGCGCCGCACTTCTACGAGACCGCGATGGAAACCGGCGCCGACTACGACCCGGGTGGCACCTTCATCCCCGCCTACGAGGCCGCGATCAGCGACTACCCGACCCGTAACCGCATGCCGGTGATCGTGGGGGAGTGGGGCGGCAACCCCTACCTTCCGCACGCGAGCCAGTTCGTCACCGACATGACGGCCTCCCTGGACCGCTTCTCCAGTGGCTGGACATGGTGGCAGTGGTGCCGGGGCGGCGGCTACTGCTTCCTCGACCAGACGGGCGCCGCGAAGCCCAACGCCCAGCTGCTCGTCCAGCCGTACGCGCGGGCCGTCGCGGGCGACCCGCTCAAGTTCGCGTACGACCCGGCCACACGCACCTACACGCTCACCTTCCGCACCCGCGACAACGCGGAGGGGCCCACTCAGATCACCGTGCCCGGGGACACGTACCCAGGTGGCTACCGCGTCGATGTCCAAGGCGGCAAGGCCAGTTGGGACGACCACGGCCAGACCGTCGCCGTGAGCACCCACGGCAGGGTCGGAGCCACCTGCAGGGTAACGATCAGCCCGAGGTAG
- a CDS encoding peptidase inhibitor family I36 protein, whose protein sequence is MLRNTKKRLAALAVGLTAVGTTVIGAASAAQASDGGCDAKYYQLCFYSNNGYTGASYKVPWGTYVGSTNADVGLRMPSGLYDNVSSLVNNTGQTVYLAKGSGQIVLRVSPYHHLSYLGSADNQTEYVSLYL, encoded by the coding sequence ATGTTGCGTAACACCAAGAAGCGTCTTGCGGCACTGGCGGTGGGGCTGACGGCCGTCGGCACGACCGTCATCGGCGCTGCGTCCGCGGCGCAGGCGAGCGACGGCGGTTGTGACGCCAAGTACTACCAACTCTGCTTCTACAGCAACAACGGTTACACCGGTGCCTCCTACAAGGTGCCGTGGGGGACCTACGTCGGCTCGACCAATGCGGATGTGGGACTCCGAATGCCAAGCGGCCTGTACGACAACGTCTCGTCGCTGGTCAACAACACCGGCCAGACGGTGTACCTTGCGAAGGGGAGCGGCCAGATCGTCCTTCGCGTAAGCCCGTACCATCACCTGTCGTACCTGGGAAGCGCCGACAACCAGACTGAGTACGTCAGTCTCTATCTCTAG
- a CDS encoding fic family toxin-antitoxin system, toxin component encodes MTQPEPLHPLDVAFLLHAAELLDGDPQVDDYGPLYAAAARVNARALERDIYGSLYLKAAALLQTLAKLPCLEHSNEAFAWHATEAYLILNSRELDYPSKAAVALVRDAASGALGVARIARQLRDWTPA; translated from the coding sequence GTGACCCAGCCGGAACCGCTCCACCCCCTCGACGTCGCCTTCCTGCTGCACGCCGCCGAGCTGCTCGACGGTGATCCGCAGGTCGACGACTACGGACCGCTCTACGCGGCGGCCGCCCGGGTCAACGCCCGGGCGCTGGAGCGCGACATCTACGGATCCCTGTACCTCAAGGCCGCCGCGCTGCTGCAGACACTGGCGAAACTGCCGTGCCTGGAACACTCCAACGAAGCCTTCGCCTGGCACGCGACCGAGGCCTACCTGATCCTCAACTCGCGCGAACTCGACTACCCGTCCAAGGCCGCCGTCGCGCTCGTACGCGACGCGGCCTCCGGAGCGCTCGGCGTCGCCCGGATCGCCCGCCAGCTGCGCGACTGGACCCCCGCCTGA
- a CDS encoding cytochrome P450, whose translation MVSSTASDPRFSSVRYPDIDAVSEELRPLARVLSRQMLYSDAPDHARLRSLLSRAFTPRTVVTLRDRISDTVDQIITCAAPAGRLDIVADLARPLPLAVICDLLGVPEEDRAALSSWSDPIAAAIGSSRLDADDSRAASESMERMLAYLRELLTREDGPPAPHTLRALLATGTENPEQDFDELLANCALLLIAGHETTTHFIGNAVLALLSHPQAADQLRNRPELIPAAVEELLRYDSPVQLMLRRARHDLDLAGRSITAGQAVLLVCGAANRDPAAFPDPDVLDFQRPGGRHVAFGYGPHFCLGAALARLEGVVVLEALLTRLPDWRLDGTLPRWQRSLNFRGLTSLEVAFTASPAHHDGSARAASAQARVSVAASPGSKA comes from the coding sequence GTGGTCAGCAGCACGGCAAGTGATCCACGTTTCTCCTCGGTTCGTTATCCGGACATCGACGCGGTCTCCGAGGAACTACGGCCACTGGCCCGGGTCCTGAGCCGGCAGATGCTCTACAGCGATGCTCCGGACCATGCCCGGCTGCGTTCCCTGCTCAGCAGGGCCTTCACGCCCCGGACCGTGGTGACGCTGCGCGATCGCATCTCCGATACGGTCGATCAGATCATCACCTGCGCAGCGCCGGCCGGCCGGTTGGACATCGTCGCGGACCTTGCCCGTCCGCTTCCCCTGGCGGTCATCTGCGACCTTTTGGGCGTGCCGGAGGAGGACCGGGCCGCTCTGTCCTCCTGGTCCGACCCGATCGCCGCGGCTATCGGCAGTTCCCGGCTCGACGCCGACGACAGCCGCGCCGCCTCGGAGAGCATGGAACGGATGCTCGCCTATCTCCGGGAACTGCTCACCCGTGAGGACGGCCCGCCCGCGCCCCACACTCTGCGCGCACTGCTGGCCACGGGGACCGAGAACCCCGAGCAGGATTTCGATGAGCTTCTGGCCAACTGCGCCCTGCTCCTGATCGCCGGCCATGAGACCACCACCCACTTCATCGGCAACGCCGTCCTCGCTCTTCTGAGCCACCCGCAGGCCGCCGACCAGCTGCGCAACCGGCCGGAGCTGATCCCCGCCGCCGTCGAGGAACTCCTGCGCTACGACAGCCCAGTGCAGCTGATGCTGCGTCGGGCTCGGCACGACCTGGACCTGGCGGGTCGCTCCATCACCGCCGGGCAGGCGGTCCTCCTTGTGTGTGGCGCCGCCAACCGGGATCCGGCGGCCTTTCCGGACCCTGACGTACTGGACTTCCAGCGGCCCGGTGGTCGGCACGTCGCCTTCGGGTACGGGCCGCACTTCTGCCTCGGCGCAGCGCTGGCCCGGCTGGAGGGTGTCGTCGTGCTGGAGGCGCTGCTGACCCGGCTGCCCGACTGGAGGCTCGATGGCACCTTGCCGCGCTGGCAGCGCAGTCTCAACTTCCGGGGACTGACGAGCTTGGAGGTCGCCTTCACTGCGTCCCCGGCCCATCATGACGGCTCCGCACGGGCCGCGTCGGCTCAGGCCCGAGTGAGCGTGGCTGCATCTCCCGGCAGCAAGGCTTGA
- a CDS encoding type II toxin -antitoxin system TacA 1-like antitoxin, producing MSDSKAMSLRFPDPAQRAAIAAAAKQAGVSMQEYILSAAYDRATAVERRFLEGFKSSMARSGAAFAAEPSSTDPSTEQRAAEQEAQRELEHQDRGHAA from the coding sequence ATGTCTGATTCCAAGGCGATGAGTCTGCGCTTTCCCGACCCTGCGCAGCGGGCGGCCATCGCGGCAGCCGCCAAGCAGGCGGGGGTCAGTATGCAGGAGTACATCCTCTCGGCGGCCTACGACCGCGCGACCGCCGTCGAGCGGCGGTTCCTGGAGGGCTTCAAGTCCTCCATGGCCCGTAGTGGCGCGGCTTTCGCGGCCGAACCCAGCAGCACCGATCCCAGCACCGAGCAGCGGGCGGCCGAGCAGGAAGCCCAGCGGGAGCTTGAGCATCAGGATCGAGGCCACGCCGCGTGA
- a CDS encoding EsaB/YukD family protein: protein MPANAAIAEYTPTLLQLVGQVEVDDTFPPVWSLALPGARPFSPEASLGDSGVVDGATLYLRDCAAGEFDEPVVTDLEETVEQAGNGGARWGRSLRAYTCLVLCVLSLTVGFATLIGTHPAQPAVGVAAIVVAFGLALLGWHATRQGWSLPLGVRLLLAHSAIPLLALAAVSLQGARRDSGALPMALSIGAMLGGVAAVLAVRHATTLTALSITALAVPVTVGLVAGHASLLESAAVAAVVLWGVMSIAPKAAGHVAVMAGMQGAQTSTDEAEVVWLVGRSRRLLIGINMLCSVLLGACLVVLGTADQVFALSLAVCMGLALVLRAGQLTVVPAVVPVVCAGTAGLVTVLLHGPAYFGAPGWVGPVVLLLATVAALGIGLNLAFRPDADDEERPSWLDPLAAFLALVCVLLAVGVFGVYAAMLHMGQSM from the coding sequence GTGCCTGCGAACGCGGCCATCGCCGAATACACCCCGACTCTGCTCCAGTTGGTCGGACAGGTGGAGGTCGACGACACCTTCCCGCCGGTCTGGTCGCTCGCCCTGCCCGGTGCCCGGCCGTTCTCCCCGGAGGCTTCCCTCGGGGACTCCGGCGTCGTGGACGGTGCCACTCTCTACCTGCGGGACTGCGCGGCGGGAGAGTTCGACGAACCCGTGGTCACCGATCTGGAGGAGACGGTCGAGCAGGCCGGCAATGGCGGCGCTCGATGGGGCCGGTCGCTGCGCGCCTACACCTGCCTGGTGCTTTGCGTGCTGAGCCTGACGGTCGGTTTCGCGACCCTGATCGGTACGCACCCGGCCCAGCCCGCCGTCGGCGTCGCCGCGATCGTGGTCGCCTTCGGTCTGGCTCTGCTCGGATGGCACGCCACCCGTCAGGGCTGGTCCCTTCCGCTTGGTGTGCGGCTGCTCTTGGCACACTCCGCGATACCGCTGCTCGCCCTGGCCGCAGTCTCGCTGCAGGGGGCGCGAAGGGACAGCGGCGCCCTGCCGATGGCGCTGAGCATAGGCGCGATGCTCGGGGGAGTGGCCGCCGTCCTGGCCGTTCGCCATGCGACGACACTGACGGCGCTGTCGATCACCGCCCTGGCCGTCCCGGTCACCGTGGGGCTGGTGGCCGGCCACGCCAGTCTGCTGGAGTCCGCCGCGGTGGCCGCCGTCGTCCTGTGGGGTGTCATGAGTATCGCTCCCAAGGCCGCCGGGCACGTCGCGGTCATGGCGGGCATGCAGGGCGCGCAGACCTCCACCGACGAAGCCGAGGTCGTCTGGTTGGTGGGCCGCAGCCGACGGCTGCTCATCGGGATCAACATGCTGTGCTCGGTGCTGCTCGGCGCGTGCCTGGTGGTCCTGGGTACGGCGGATCAGGTCTTCGCACTCTCGCTGGCTGTCTGCATGGGGCTGGCGCTGGTACTGCGCGCGGGGCAGCTGACGGTGGTACCGGCGGTCGTCCCGGTGGTGTGTGCGGGAACGGCCGGTCTGGTGACCGTGCTGTTGCACGGTCCGGCGTACTTCGGTGCCCCCGGCTGGGTCGGCCCGGTCGTGCTGCTCCTCGCCACCGTGGCGGCACTGGGCATCGGGCTGAACCTCGCCTTCCGCCCGGATGCCGACGATGAGGAACGCCCCTCCTGGCTCGATCCCCTGGCCGCGTTCCTCGCCCTGGTCTGTGTGCTGCTTGCGGTAGGCGTCTTCGGCGTCTACGCCGCGATGCTGCACATGGGCCAGTCGATGTGA
- a CDS encoding WXG100 family type VII secretion target: MAITRDGVLYNVTAHDLDTAAAECRSVEETVREQLNGLKSYVQSMEDDWRGIASQQFQILMHEYDANAAMLEQALTAIAGGLDGTSHNYVDAEAAAVAAVSSINIPPARLGGLH; this comes from the coding sequence ATGGCGATCACCAGGGACGGTGTTCTCTACAACGTCACGGCCCACGACCTCGACACTGCGGCCGCCGAGTGCCGCAGTGTCGAGGAGACGGTCCGTGAGCAGCTCAACGGCTTGAAGTCCTATGTGCAGAGCATGGAAGACGATTGGCGGGGAATCGCCTCCCAGCAGTTCCAGATCCTCATGCACGAGTACGACGCCAACGCGGCAATGCTGGAGCAGGCTCTTACCGCGATAGCGGGCGGTCTTGACGGAACCAGCCACAACTACGTCGACGCCGAAGCGGCTGCCGTGGCGGCAGTCAGTTCCATCAACATCCCGCCGGCCAGGCTGGGTGGCTTGCACTGA
- a CDS encoding WXG100 family type VII secretion target, translating into MPDFEGTTVYVGEGLEAAGRNINGWAELIIGELHRLRSNLQPLIDTWNAQASTAYQDRMHEWDVAAVNLFGDEADSGILGTIATAMDVNYGNYVAAEDANLKTWRASH; encoded by the coding sequence GTGCCTGATTTTGAAGGTACAACGGTCTACGTCGGCGAGGGACTGGAGGCGGCGGGCAGGAACATCAACGGGTGGGCGGAACTGATCATCGGTGAGCTGCACCGGCTGCGGTCGAACCTCCAGCCCCTGATCGACACGTGGAACGCCCAGGCGTCGACCGCCTATCAGGACCGTATGCACGAGTGGGACGTTGCTGCTGTCAACCTCTTCGGTGACGAGGCGGACTCGGGAATCCTCGGCACGATCGCCACGGCGATGGACGTGAACTACGGCAACTACGTCGCCGCGGAGGACGCGAATCTGAAGACGTGGCGGGCTTCGCACTGA
- a CDS encoding RICIN domain-containing protein, with protein sequence MVEPDQKRPGGPGIPGFAKSFAATSRQPGHESSRAIPKLLLVSAAVAVAIAVTLGAGLLLSTSGKKHNGASGKNHDNQLAADAASSNTKHVSPNPGGQSTAPNHPGDKSPAAPGGITQQPGSGGTAKPAPGGGGTPKSAPRTENPHTTTASLPTHPIVGIGSNRCIDIPNGNVSSGAQLQIWDCSGAGWQKWSFPSDGTIRSEGACMQLAGGSTDDGTAIVMAQCDGTAAQRFTLNSSNDLVSLDANKCVDVTDKATDDGSLLQLWDCAGTKNQKWAMGQ encoded by the coding sequence GTGGTCGAACCCGACCAGAAGCGACCCGGCGGCCCCGGCATTCCCGGCTTTGCGAAGAGTTTCGCAGCAACCTCCCGGCAGCCGGGACATGAGTCGTCACGAGCCATTCCGAAGCTGCTCCTGGTATCTGCGGCCGTTGCCGTCGCCATCGCCGTCACCCTGGGAGCGGGACTGCTCCTCTCCACATCAGGCAAGAAACATAACGGCGCGTCAGGTAAGAATCATGACAACCAGCTGGCCGCCGACGCGGCGAGCTCCAACACGAAACACGTGTCCCCGAATCCAGGGGGGCAGAGCACCGCGCCAAACCACCCGGGCGACAAGAGCCCGGCCGCCCCGGGTGGCATCACTCAGCAGCCCGGCAGTGGGGGGACGGCCAAACCCGCGCCCGGCGGCGGGGGGACACCCAAATCCGCGCCCAGGACGGAAAACCCGCACACCACGACTGCATCGCTGCCCACCCATCCGATCGTCGGCATCGGCTCGAACCGGTGCATCGACATCCCGAACGGCAACGTGTCCTCCGGTGCGCAGCTTCAGATCTGGGACTGCAGCGGTGCCGGCTGGCAGAAGTGGTCCTTCCCCTCGGACGGCACCATTCGGTCCGAGGGCGCGTGCATGCAGCTGGCCGGCGGATCGACCGACGACGGCACCGCGATCGTGATGGCGCAGTGCGACGGCACCGCGGCACAGAGGTTCACGCTGAACTCGTCCAACGACTTGGTCAGCCTCGACGCCAACAAGTGCGTGGACGTCACGGACAAGGCCACGGACGATGGCTCGCTCCTGCAGTTGTGGGACTGCGCGGGAACCAAGAACCAGAAGTGGGCCATGGGCCAATGA